Proteins encoded together in one Nitrospinaceae bacterium window:
- a CDS encoding rod shape-determining protein has product MVFKSILGLFSNDLAIDLGTANTLVYVKGKGIVLREPSVVTVHRESKQILAVGNEAKAMLGRTPGNIVAIRPMKDGVIANFDITEAMLRYFIQKVHNRKTLVRPRMVICVPTGITQVEKRAVRDSAENAGAREVYLIEEPMAAAIGVGLPIEEPGGSMIVDIGGGTTEVAVISLAGIVYAQSVRVGGDEMDEAIISYIKRNYNLLIGERTAEEIKMSIGSAYQVGERKTIEIKGRDLVAAIPKTIVVSDEEIRDSLSEPINAIVEAVRSALESTPPELAADIVDRGIVLAGGGSLLRGLDILLRDETGLPVTVAEDPLSAVVIGTGQVLDELDLLGKLAV; this is encoded by the coding sequence ATGGTTTTCAAATCGATTTTAGGTCTCTTCTCAAACGACTTGGCAATTGATCTTGGAACGGCAAATACCCTCGTTTACGTGAAAGGCAAGGGGATTGTCCTCCGGGAGCCATCCGTCGTCACTGTACACAGAGAGAGCAAACAGATACTCGCGGTGGGCAATGAGGCCAAGGCAATGCTCGGGCGCACGCCCGGGAACATCGTAGCCATTCGGCCCATGAAGGATGGCGTAATCGCCAATTTTGATATCACCGAGGCGATGCTTCGCTATTTCATCCAGAAAGTTCACAACAGAAAAACCCTTGTTCGACCAAGGATGGTGATCTGCGTTCCCACTGGTATTACACAGGTGGAGAAACGTGCGGTGCGCGACAGCGCCGAGAACGCTGGCGCCCGCGAGGTCTACCTGATCGAAGAGCCAATGGCGGCAGCCATCGGCGTGGGGCTTCCCATCGAGGAGCCCGGTGGCAGCATGATAGTGGACATCGGAGGCGGCACAACCGAGGTGGCCGTAATTTCACTGGCGGGCATCGTTTACGCCCAGTCCGTGCGTGTCGGCGGCGACGAGATGGACGAGGCGATCATCAGCTACATAAAACGCAATTACAATCTTCTCATCGGCGAGCGTACGGCCGAGGAAATTAAGATGTCTATCGGTTCCGCCTATCAGGTCGGCGAGAGAAAAACCATCGAAATCAAGGGGCGCGATCTTGTCGCCGCCATTCCGAAAACAATCGTTGTCAGCGACGAGGAAATCCGCGATTCGTTATCGGAGCCGATAAACGCAATCGTCGAGGCCGTTCGAAGCGCACTTGAGAGCACGCCGCCCGAACTGGCCGCCGATATTGTGGATCGTGGGATTGTCCTCGCCGGAGGCGGAAGCCTTCTTCGAGGTCTCGACATACTCCTTCGAGATGAAACAGGCTTGCCGGTAACGGTGGCCGAAGATCCGCTCTCGGCCGTCGTTATAGGCACTGGACAGGTGCTCGATGAGCTGGATCTTCTCGGCAAGCTCGCCGTCTAG
- the mreC gene encoding rod shape-determining protein MreC, whose translation MLQILQERRNATLLTALFLICFTLMSLSARWRGGTTVFDEMALSLTGPLIEAAAAPKRWTGNIWSSYVALRGLSKENKRLVNEVAALRGASVKAQELQSQVERLEGFLRVAKSAKGEILLARIVGRNQSPFGRTLIIDQGKTNGILRNMAVIHQNGIVGRVFRAGHSVSQILLITDTRSSVDILVQRSRAQGVFSSSSEKQGEVRYMPADADVKNNDLLVSSGFGGIFPKGLPVARVVATSINGKRLFKNILATPSVDFNKLEEVMVMLVPPKESPWR comes from the coding sequence ATGCTTCAAATCCTCCAAGAAAGACGAAACGCCACCCTTCTGACCGCTCTTTTCCTTATATGCTTTACGCTGATGTCCCTCAGCGCCCGTTGGCGCGGGGGCACCACCGTATTCGATGAAATGGCCTTGAGCCTAACCGGCCCTCTCATCGAGGCGGCGGCGGCGCCAAAAAGATGGACAGGCAACATCTGGAGCAGCTATGTCGCCCTTCGCGGACTCAGCAAAGAAAATAAACGGCTTGTAAACGAGGTGGCAGCGCTTCGGGGGGCATCCGTCAAAGCGCAGGAGCTTCAATCCCAGGTAGAGCGCCTTGAGGGCTTTTTGAGGGTCGCCAAATCGGCGAAAGGCGAAATACTTCTTGCCCGAATCGTTGGTCGCAATCAGAGCCCTTTCGGAAGAACACTCATCATCGACCAGGGAAAGACAAACGGCATCCTCCGCAACATGGCGGTGATCCACCAAAATGGAATTGTCGGTCGTGTCTTCCGCGCCGGGCACTCGGTAAGCCAGATTTTATTGATTACCGACACCAGAAGCTCGGTGGACATTTTAGTGCAGCGCTCCCGCGCCCAGGGCGTATTCTCCAGCTCATCTGAAAAACAGGGGGAGGTGCGCTACATGCCGGCGGACGCCGATGTGAAGAACAACGATCTACTCGTATCCTCCGGGTTCGGCGGAATCTTTCCCAAAGGGCTGCCTGTCGCGCGGGTAGTGGCCACCTCCATAAATGGCAAGCGCTTATTCAAGAACATTCTGGCGACGCCCTCGGTGGACTTCAACAAGCTTGAGGAGGTCATGGTCATGCTGGTCCCCCCGAAGGAGAGCCCCTGGAGATGA
- the mreD gene encoding rod shape-determining protein MreD translates to MTIIFFLFAGVGAIVFQTTLSEYFFVWTSARPDAMLLVTLYIAMRRGNEGGLLTGFAMGLLQDILAGGLLGANSLSKGLLGYSTGGLVRDIAGRNWFFMMTLGFFTTAFDVVLWALLSLMFQPDIGISADYWYASLKTIFLNAILAPVFIHLLSGIEDKIIPQSIGVPYPNRS, encoded by the coding sequence ATGACGATTATCTTCTTCCTGTTCGCTGGCGTCGGGGCCATCGTTTTCCAGACCACGCTTTCAGAATATTTTTTCGTCTGGACCTCGGCCCGCCCGGACGCCATGCTTCTCGTCACCCTCTACATAGCCATGCGGCGGGGAAATGAAGGCGGGCTGCTCACGGGCTTTGCCATGGGACTCCTCCAGGACATCCTCGCGGGTGGTCTTCTGGGGGCCAACTCCCTGTCCAAGGGGCTCTTGGGCTATTCAACCGGCGGGCTGGTGCGGGACATCGCGGGGCGCAACTGGTTTTTCATGATGACGCTGGGCTTTTTCACAACCGCGTTCGACGTCGTCCTGTGGGCCCTGCTATCGCTGATGTTCCAACCGGACATAGGGATATCCGCCGACTATTGGTATGCCTCCCTAAAAACTATTTTTCTCAACGCCATACTGGCCCCGGTCTTCATACACTTGCTGAGCGGCATCGAGGACAAGATCATTCCTCAATCCATCGGCGTTCCGTATCCCAATCGCTCCTGA